A part of Primulina eburnea isolate SZY01 chromosome 10, ASM2296580v1, whole genome shotgun sequence genomic DNA contains:
- the LOC140842933 gene encoding uncharacterized protein translates to MTALTKKNAKFIWGSECQESFDKLKQALISAPVLSVPSGQGEDVLYTEAAKLGLGAILMQDDQFIANASRQLKVHERNYPTHDLELTAAPEIQRFELAVYARGEAPILATMTVQSNLRDRICEGQSTDEQLQKWRSRDEAKCRKLYSEVDGIVHYRDRLWVPSGDSLREFIMKEAHDTPYSIHPGITKMQKDLQLLYWCSDMKQDILRFKEIAATRRMALVRLFLVGLGMSLSFDFEENPIFFVLGWAGDVFVV, encoded by the exons atgaccgccttgacaaagaagaatgcaaagtttATATGGGGATCCGAGTGCCAAGAgagttttgacaagttgaagcaagcttTGATTTCAGCGCCAGTCTTATCAGTGCCATCGGGACAAGGAGAGGATGTTCTTTACACCGAAGCTGCGAAACTTGGTTTGGGTGCAATTCTGATGCAAGACGACCAATTTATAGCCAATGCGTCTAGACAGTTGAAAGTCCACGAGAGAAAttaccctactcatgatcttgagcttacAGCGgca CCAGAGATACAACGGTTTGAGCTGGCAGTATAcgctaggggcgaggcccctatTCTTGCCACCATGACAGTACAGTCGAATCTGAGAGATAGAATCTGTGAGGGACAGTCTACTGATGAGcaattgcaaaagtggagatcgagagatgaagccaagtgCCGGAAGCTGTATTCTGAGGTGGATGGTATAGTTCATTATCGAGATcgactatgggttcctagtggcgATTCTTTGAGGGAGTtcattatgaaggaagcccatgacACGCCATATTCTATTCATCCTGGAATCACGAAGATGCAAAAAGATCTTCAATTATTATATTGGTGTTCCGACATGAAACAAGACATCCTgcgattt AAGGAAATAGCTGCTACTCGACGAATGGCGCTTGTGCGATTGTTCTTGGTTGGGCTGGGGATGTCTTTGTCGTTTGATTTTGAAGAAAATcctattttttttgttcttgGTTGGGCTGGGGATGTCTTTGTCGTTTGA